The segment AGAACTTCTTCCAGCTACAGTAGCGGATTCAAATATTTTACCGCAATCGGGGCAGGATTCACCTTTTTTGCCGTATACTTTGAAGCTGTTCTGAAATCCCCCGGCATCGCCTCCGGCATCTACGTAATCGCGAATGGAGCTGCCGTTTTCCTGAATGGCCAGCTTGAGTACGGCCTGCAATTCAATAAAAAGCTTGATCAGAGATTCCTGCGAAAGATCAGAAGCCTTGGCCTTGGGGTGGATACCGGAACGAAACAGGGATTCATCGGCGTAAATATTGCCGCACCCGGCAACCACGGACTGATTGAGCAGCAAGCCCTTGATCTGGGCCTTGCGTCCGGTGATGCGTTCGGCAAGCTCCTCAGCTGTTACTTCAAGCGGTTCGGGACCGAGTGTTTTGTAAAAATCCCATTCCTGAAGCTCTTCATTGTTCAGGGCGCGCACTTCACCAAACTTGCGGGTATCGTGAAATTCTATTGAACCGCCGTCAGTGAGTCCAAAAACAACGCGAGTGTGCGGTTCAGGAGTGGTCGGACCTTCATGAGCCAATACCCGTCCAGTCATCTTGAGATGAAAGGTTACGTGCAGATCTTCGCCAAGATCCATAATAAGCAACTTGGCCCGGCGATGGATGCGGGTAATCTTCTCCCCGGCAACACGGGAGGAAAAAAGATACCACGGCATTTTCACAGAACTGTGGTTGAGAATTTTAACAGATTCAATTGTCTTGCCTTCAAGAGACTTGGCAAGACCACGGGATATTACTTCTACTTCCGGCAATTCTGGCATTTTACACTTCCTGAAATATCTTATTTATCTTTCTTCATGCGGGTCAGCCGGCCCATATCAAGATCAAAGAGTTCGCCGCGACGATCAATGGTAAAGATAAGCGGCTTATCTTCCTTATGGGCTTTTGATCCGGCCATGTGCATGGCTGCAAGGCTGGTTACGGGAATCCCCTGTGCCTTGGCAATGATATCACCGGGACGCAAACCTTTCTTGTAACCCTTAAGGTCCCTTTTCACAGCGGTGATTACAGCCCTTCCCTGACGAATTTCAATGGTCATACCCATACGGCTTTCATAGGACGGCGGACAGTAAAAAAAAGAATCCGCCGCTGTGGGATAAAATTCACCACCCCGCCAGGGCATGATGGTCATAACCTTGGCCTGCGGGTCAAGTGTTTTCAGCCTGCGGGGAATCCCCCAGCCATGCTCAACGTGCCCGCCTCCGGCAAGTATAACCACCGGATTACCGGTACTCTTGCGCAGCTCAACAGCTTTTTCAGCCATACCAGTATCCCAGAGGGACTGGACAAGAAAGAAACGTTCTATCTGCTTGGAATCAGTAGCATCACGGCCCTGATGCATGGCAAGGACTTCTTTTAATCCCTCCTCCTGTTCAGGCGCGGGAGAGATAACTTCGCTCGGCAGCATGGCCCTATCTTCAACGGACAAACCATCAAGCCCCTTTTCGCGAACCTCTTTGACCAGACGGAAGGGAAAATTAAGCCCACCCATAGTCAGCCTGCGTTTTTCCGCCAAATCGAAAATGGGCTTGAACATGTTGAAATCGTACCGCCAGCCATTTTTCCAATCCAGTTCTTTAGAAAGTTCCGCGACCGGAATCTGTCCGAGATTGAAACGGTTGAGGACATCCTGCTTCTGTGCAGTGACCATTTCAAGACCGATAGCAACCTTTTGATGCCCACGGGTCAACCCTTCGATAATTTCAAACTGGGCTTTGTGATCACAGATGGAGGTATGCCCTTCCCCGACAAGCACGTAATCGGCCTTTGACGCTTCGGCCATGAGCTTATCAAACGGCAGGGAATCGCCTACCGGGTCAAGATAATCCCCGGAACAAGGCAGGAATGAGACAGCCATTTCAGGTGGAAGACTCTTTTTCACACATCCGCCGAGCACAAAAAAAAGTGCGCAAAGGACCAGAACGGTCCTTGCGCACTTGTTAACTATATTGCAAGCCATACTGGGCTAGTCCCAGTTACGCTTATCTTCAATGGGTCTGATCTGCGGAGGCAGTGAGCCGGGAGTCAGAACCTTGAGGATGGGGCGCAGCTTGATCTTTTCACGGAACATGTGCAGCAGCTCATCTTCACGCTTAAAGTTGGAGACCTCAATATTCAGGGTCATCTCATCAATGCCGCCGGGGTTGGTAACTTCGATCTGCCAGCGTTTGACTTCTTCGAAGTGAGCCATAACCTGCTCCACCTGATGGGGGTATACGAACATCCCCTTGATACGTGCGGTGGTATCCACGCGACCGACAATATTGCCGAGACGCGGTGTGGAACGTCCGCAAGGACATGGGCTGCGGTCGATGTAGCTCAGATCGCCGGTGGCGAGTCTGATCAGCGGGTAGGTTTTGTTGAAAGCGGTGATTACGATTTCGCCAACCTCGCCGTCCTTGAGCGGAATACCGGTATCAGGATGGCAGATTTCAACAAAAGCACGGTTGGTGATGTGCAGACCATTTTTGTGGTAGCACTCGTAACCGATACAACCGACATCTGCGGTTCCGTAGCCCTGACGCATGATCAGGTCGAATTTCTTCTCCAGATCGGAACGCATTTTCTCGGAGAATTTTTCCCCGGTGACAAATGCAACTTCAAGGTACAGATCCTTACGCAGGTTCAAACCGGCTTCTTCCGCCTTCTGAGCCAGATGCATAAGGTAGCTGGGGGTACCGACATAGCCGGTAACGCGCAGTTTCTGCATAATTTCAAGCTGGCTGTTGGTAGAACCGGGACCAGCAGGAACAACCGCACAATTCAGATTGCGCAGAGGTTCTTCAAACATGAGTCCTGCGGGAGCCAGATGATAGTTAAAGGTAATCTGGGCTACGTCTCCGGAACGGAAACCCGCAGCGTAGAAACCTTCAGTCCATCCCCAGTAATCTTCGGAACGGTCTTCGGGATCGAAGATGGGACCGGGAGACAAAAAGATACGGCGTAGTTCACCGAGATCTTTGGTCAGGAGTCCGCCGAGACGGGGTCCCATGGATTGCAGAAAGATCAATTCTTTCTTTTTTAAGATAGGTATATGTTTAAGGTCAGCAAGTTCTTTAAACTTATCGACCTGAAACTGTGCTCTGTCGAAGCGTTTTTTGACATCTTCAGAATAACGGTAGGCATAGGTCAGAAGTTCTTTGAGCTGCAAAGCGCAATATTGGCGTCTTTCACCTTCATCAAGTACTTCGCGACGGCTGTAGATGCCTTCGGTACGGTCTTTACGTGTCATTTATAGATTTCCTCCATAATTTATTGCTGAGCAAGGAGTCGGCACTCCACTCAGCTTAGACAACATATGTAAAATTAACTCATTTGTCAACTTTCATAACTTTTATCCATTAATTTCAGTACAATAACTCAAAACGACGTTTTCTCAAGGTATATTGAGGAAACATAATTCTAACACCAAAACAAAAAAAATAAACTTTTTCATTTTTTTTGTTGACAGAAAGATGCTGTCTGGATAAAAGCTTCTTCGTTCGCACGGATGGGTCGTTAACTCAGTTGGTAGAGTATCTGCCTTTTAAGCAGAGAGTCGCTGGTTCGAGCCCAGCACGACCCACCACTTAACATTCGGCGAACACACTCCGCAAAATGCGGAAATGATCTTTCAAAACAGCGGTCATTAAATTGATTACAAAAAAAGCTTGACAGACATTAAGCCAATTGCTAATCTTGATAGACGCGCTTTAAAATATATGGGTCGTTAACTCAGTTGGTAGAGTATCTGCCTTTTAAGCAGAGAGTCGCTGGTTCGAGCCCAGCACGACCCACCATTTTGAAAGAAAAGGGCATTTCATCTAAAGATGAAATGCCCTTTTTCTGTTTGTGATCAGCCTTCAGACACCCACCCCTTTTCTGGCATGATGCTCCATAAACATAATAAATTTTTCGATCAGCGTTGCTTTCTTCCAAAGAAACTTTGGCAGCGGCGGCCCGTTTTCACAAATCTTTCTCAATCCTTCTTCGTATGAAACTTTACCCATAATGAAATAGATGAGTGCCGTAAGCACAATGCCTGCCGCCAGGACCGGCTTAATAACGATAAAAATTTTCAAGATAAAGATGAATAAACCTGCAAAAGCAGCCAGCACGAATCTTTCCAGCCAATAGCCTTCTTTCAACGGCAAAAACCGTATCTCATCATCGCTCATGGAGGTGGTGAGATAAATAGAATTTGAATTGAACAAAAATATAACCGGGAGCAACAGCAGACCGAGCCAATATGATCCAGTTAAAAAGGCGGCCAAGCCAGCCTGAAAAAACATAAAAACAATGTGGCAGGCTACCGAGATGATCCGGCCAATGACTGTCTTGAAATATTTCCAACTCAGCGAAACGTCCGGCCGGGAACCGATCAGAACGAACATTGCAGAGACCGTTAGAAGGACAAGTGAGATTTGAATTACGCTTTCATCCTCATAGGAGTAAAGAACTAAGAGAATTGTTCCATAGGAAATCAATATCAAGAGGATATTCATCCATATCGTTGTAAAAAATTCCCCGAAAAATCGAATCAGATACATTTTTATCCCACAATAGTCTTCAGCCACCTCTTACTATGGCACCACATGAGTAAATTAATTAACCATCAATATTGCTTCAATTAACAGACTCTTGAAGAGGCGGAGAGTTTTCGTAAACTTCCTTGAATTCATCTTCATATGTAATTTTGCCCATGACGTAATAAGTCAGAGCCACAAGTATTATGGAAGCAGCCATAAACGGTATAAAATCAATTTTTTCTTTGAGCATCAGATAGACTGAAGGGCCAAAGAACAAAACATTTGCAAAAACAGCCAGCACGAGCTTCAACACCCACGACCAGCCTTTCATCGGAGCGGTTTTAATATCTTCGTAATTCTTAGCAGTGGCGATAAAAATAAAACTTGAGAATAAAGACAGCAGAACTGGAACTAGAGCCGCTCCTACCCAGTATGAAGACGTAAAAAAAGCCACGACGAAGGCCAGCCCATGCAAAATGACAATTGCAAAAGCAACAGTCAAAGCGCGGGTGACAACCATGCCTAAGTATTCAAAACAGAATGAGAAATTTTTGCGTGTAGAAATCAGAACAAGCATGACCGATATTATCGAACCTGTCTCCGACCCCATCATCATAGCATCCTCATCACTATAAGAGTTAGCGACAAGTAAGCCGTAAAATATCAAGATCAAAAAAAAGTTATCTTTTATGATCCTGAAAAATTCCCGGACAAATCGAACAAAATTCATAATCACCCTCCCCGCAATCGCATTGTCTATATACTACAAGCTAGCATATAGGGCAAAGTCTGACAATCAACCTGAAATCAAAAAAGAAAGCCCCGTTAATGACACCAATCATTAACGGGGCGAAGCTTATTAAAAGTTTTTGGAATTTTAAAACCGATCAAACCCGTCATCTTCAGGAGATGAACTGCCTGCGGGAAGCATGGGGGTCGGACGACTGCTCAGTTTAAAGAAGGACATGGCCTGCTGCAAAAGCTGTCCTTGACGGGAAAGCTCTTCAGAGGTGGAAGCCATTTCCTCAGAAGCGGAAGCATTCTGCTGGATAACCGTATCAAGCTGCTGGATTGCCTTGTTGATCTGGCTGACACCGCTATTCTGCTCATTGCTGGCTGCTGCGATTTCCTGGACCAGCTCAGCAGTCCTACTGATACTGGGGACCAACTCCTGAAGCATGCCCCCGGCCTTTTCCGCCACTACAACGGAAGAGGAGGAAAGCTCGCTGATTTCAGCAGCGGCTATCCCACTGCGCTCGGCAAGTTTGCGAACCTCGGCCGCAACAACGGCGAATCCCTTGCCGTGCTCCCCTGCCCTTGCAGCTTCAATTGCCGCATTAAGAGCCAGCAGGTTGGTCTGACGGGCAATCTCTTCAATTATCATAATCTTTTCAGCAATGCTCTTCATAGCCAACACAGCCTCACCCACAGCATCGGCACTCTGAGAAGCCTGAGACTGGGATTTTTCAGCAACACCTTCAGTCTGGACGGCATTTTCAGCATTCTGCTTGATGTTGGCAGCCATCTCTTCCATGGAAGATGAAACCTCTTCAATGGAGGCAGCCTGTTCGGTAGCCCCCTGTGACAAACTTTCAGCTGAAGCGGAAAGCTCTTCACTGCCGCTGGCCACACTGTCGGAAGCGTTATTCACATCACCCACAACATTGCGCAGCCTGTGAACCATGTTGCGCATGCCATCTGCAAGCTTACCAAGTTCATCCTTACGTTGTAGATCAACATCTGCGGAAAGATCACCATCACTGACCTCAGCCACAAAATCCAATCCCTTATTGAGAGGACCGAGAATTCCCTTGGCAATAATCCAGGCCATGAGAATACCGATGATAAGGGCCACCGCACTTACAACAACAATCCCCTGCCTTGTAGCCGCTGCGGCATCAAGCATTTCCTGATCGGTCATGATATTTTCAGCTACGACTCCGCGCACTTCGGTCAAAATATCCTGTACAGCAACAAGCGCGGGAGCTGTTACCGTAGCGTAAATATTTGTTGCCTCGGCAAGAATCTTAAGCTCACCCTCATGCCAGTCAATCAGGGCATCAATCCTGCCCAGAGTTTCCAACGCGAATTTTTCAACATGCTCAGAAAAATATCTCTGCGCCCCGACACGGTCCCCGCGAGCAAGGTATTCATTCAAGACCTGAACTGTTTCATGAAGCTTTGTATGCGGCTTATAAACTTTAGCTAAAAGTTCACCGAATTCAGGATGCTGTTTGGCCATATCCTTTACTTTTGCGGAGTAAAGCCACTTACCCAACCCACACTTATGAGGATTGGCCTGCACAGTTATTGATCTGGACTCCGGATTCATAAGCTGCTTGAGCACGGCGATCATCCAATTAAGATGATCCGCCTTCTTCTCTCTTAAAAAGCTGCCCATGGTAGGGTCTACATCTTCATACTTTTCTTCAATCGCAATTGCAGATTTGTGCAGCTTATTATGGTGGGATTCTATCTTTGCCAGCAGAGGCTTGATTTCCGGAACCAGCTCTTCCGCTTTTTTGCGTTCTTCACTGTAGTACCATTTACCGAAGCCGCACTTGTGGGGATCGGTCTGCACATCGATTTCATGGACATCTTTATCGGTCAGCAGTCTGTTTACTTCATTAGCCCAATTTAAATGATCCACAATTTTCTGGACAAAATCGCCACGAAGTTTGTTACCTGCGATAACTTCTTCAGCATCAAAAACGATAGTGCCGATACCGGATATGGACCAACCTCCAAGTAGAACCAACAATAATAATACTGCCCCGAAACCTACTGCAAATTTATAGGCCAGCCTCAAATCTTTCCAACTCATGACAAACTCTCCTATGAAAATTTTCCCTCTAAATCACACCACTCCGGGAACGACATTCTTTTAACGATGCTTTAAGCATAACACAGTGCCCCATCCAAAGGAACTATTTAAAAAATGTTATGGGCATTCCATACTTTTAAGCGAGGCATTACTTGACTATTTCCCCTCTCAGTTATACTGGTAGGACCAGCAGACAGTAAGATGTCAGACCAGCAATAAAAGGAATCCCGGCCTCAAAGACATGTAACAGGCCAGAATTATTATATGTGCGCAAAAATGTTTAAACCCATTAAGAAAGTCAGAGTTTCGGAAACAGCAGCCAAGCAATTGGAAGAACTGATCCAGAACAAGACTTTTACTGAAGGCGAACCGCTTCCTTCCGAACGACAGCTCATGAAGGAATTGCAAGTTGGCCGCGGGTCTATCCGTGAAGCATTGCGCATCCTTGAAATCAAGGGATTCATTGAAACACAGCCCGGCATCGGGGCTTTTGTAAAAAGCTACGAAGGGGATATTTTCAGCCCTCTGTCCACCTGGCTGACAGATAATTACGAAGCACTGCGCCATTTTTTCGAAGTCCGTTCCCTGCTGGAACCAAGCACAGCGCGCATGGCTTCGGAACGAATTTCAGATGAAGACTTTGAGGAACTTTTAAAGACCCACGAAGAATTCAAAAAAACAGTTGAAGAAGAGGACCTGCCCCGGGCCATCATGGTCGATGCCGAATTTCACAGACTCATCGGCAAGGCTACCGGCAACAAGGTTCTCTCATCCATTATGGATGCGCTGTACAAATCAATGATTGAAGGCTGGAAGGCTCCTTTGAAAATTCCGGGGCAACCGAACAAGAGCTTGAAAGAGCACGAAGAAATTCTGGCCGCGATCAAGAACAAAGATGGCGAACTGGCTGCCCGGCTGATGACTTCTCACCTTAGTGAGGCGTTAAAGGCTCTGGGAGATGCCGGTTTGAATAAATAGGCAATGCGCGCTTAGCGGGCATTCTCTGCCGGAAGGTGTTGCAACCCTGCATGCGGCAAGGTTGTGTAATAAGGCAGGGACACGCATTGCCTTTTCGCAAATAACGATTCTGAGGAACAAGATATGATGACCAGCGAACAGGAACATCTCCGGCAGATTTTTGCCGAAGCACTGGACCGCGTTGATCCATATAAAATCATCACCAACAAAGTATTCCTTGCAGGCGAAATTTTGACCGTCAGCATGGACGAAGGTGATGTGGTTGTTGATCTTCAGGAATTCGAACGGATTGTGGTTATCGGTGCGGGTAAAGCCACCGCTAAAATGGCCCTTGCCATAGAAAAAATTTTAGGCTCGCGCATTGAATCCGGACTGATCTCGGTAAAATACGGTCACACTGAAGAACTCAAATTTATCACGACCATTGAAGCGGCCCACCCGGTACCGGATGACAACAGTGTCCGTGCGGCCCGCGAAATAGAAGAACTGGCCTGCTCTACCACCGAGAAGACTCTGGTTATCAACCTTATTTCAGGCGGCGGTTCCGCCCTGCTCTCCAGCCCCATGCATGCCGAGGTGGACGGAGAAAAAATCGAAGTAACCCTTGAGGATAAACAGAACACCACCAAAGCCCTGCTGGCCTGCGGTGCTGACATCAGCGAGATCAACTGTATCCGCAAACATCTTTCATCCCTCAAGGGCGGACGGCTTTTGCGTTGTTTACGTCCGGCCCGCAGCCTGAACTTTATTCTTTCGGATGTTGTCGGCGACAACCTTGATACCATCGCCTCCGGGCTGACCAGTTATGACCGCAGTACTTATTGCGATGCTATGTCCATCATTGATAATTACAAACTGCGGGATAAAATCCCGGCCAATGTGGTCCGGGCCCTTGAACTGGGCAACACAGGAAAACTGCTCGAGACTCTGAAAAAAAATGAATTCAGTGAAATCAGAGCCGAGAACATCCTTATCGGCACTAACCGCATCGCCCTGCTCGGTGCACGAGATAAGGCTGAAGAACTGGGTTACAATGTGCGCATGCTGACCTCCCGTTTGCAGGGAGAAGCTGCTGATGCTGCCGACATGCTCTGGGCTGTGGCTCAGGATGAACGCGAATGGGAACTGCTGGAAAAGAAACCGGCCTGCATAATCGTAGGCGGCGAAACAGTGGTGACTTTGAAAGGAGACGGCAAGGGCGGCCGTAATCAGGAAATGGCCCTGCAATTTCTCATGCGGCTGGGACAGGATGAACGAAACGGCGAATCCATCCACTTCCTTGCCGCATCAACTGACGGTAACGACGGCCCCACTGACGCGGCCGGAGGTTTTGCCGACTCTGCGGTTCTGGAAAAATCCCGCGAAATGGGAATTTCCATTGCCGAATATTTAAAAAACAACGACTCCTACCACTTCCTTCAAATGGTAGGAGCCTTGTATAAAACAGGCCCCACCAACACTAACGTCTGCGACGTCCAATTGCTGATCGTTAATTAGTTGGCGGGATTCCGCTGAAAAGAAGACCGCTTCCATTCTTCCACTTCCCCAGGGAGTGGTCTTCTTTCCAACCGGATAGGAGCAAGCACTTCCTTTAGCTTCCATTTAATGTCAGTGCAACCTATTCTATTAATTATAATCAGCACTCACTTCTCTATAAAATTAAGAAAAAGCGCGAATCCCACTGGATTCGCGCTTTTTTATCATCAAGATTCGAAAGCTATTCTTGCAGCCTCCAGACCCCATCCTCACCTCGGCAGGCCTTGGCCATAATCTTCTCGCCGCCGTCTTCGGTGATGGTCACATCACGGCAGACATTACCCTGATTCACATAAGCCGGCGAAGGAGTGGCACTGTAAGATTTTCCGGTATCGGGGTTAGTCCAGCTGGAAGTCTCGCCAGAATGGTTGTTTTCCAAAGTTTTTGAAACCTGCTGCTCATCTTTTTTATCCCACTCGTTCCCGACCACATAACCCATAAGTGCGCCGATTCCCGCACCGATGGCTGCCCCTGAAGCCTTATTTTTAAAGGTAAGGGCACCGATAGTGGCCCCGGCCAAAGCTCCGATCCCGGCACCGGACTGGGCTTTATTGGCACAACCGGAAGCAACAAAAAGAATACAAACAATCAACAATGAAACCAGCTTTTTCATCTGAAATCTCCTTGGCGAATTTACTTTAAACCCCTGAAGCATTCCGGTTTCAGGGTTTTCCTTTTAGTGGAAGTAGCTGCTGAAGGCATATGCTTCCATGCATGCAGCGGATTCATGGGCCGGCGGTTACGGAAATCAACTCTGCATCCGGTAAAGGCTCCAAAATACGGAGGATAAATAATTCCATTCAACTGCTTTAATGGGGTCCTGTTCTTCCAACTCCACATAGGACCGGGCAATACGGAACGGGTCATGACCGGGCTGTATCCGCAGGCATCCTTAACCCCCCTGCGCATTTCCGAAGGTGAAAACCAATGTGCATTGCGCAGGGTTGAGGAAGAAGCCCAAGGCCACATCCTGCCATGGGTGAAAAAATAGATTGAATGGCGGTTGAGAAAACCAATCAGAATTCCTCCGGCTGAAACCCTTGCAGCCTCGCGCAACATTTCTTCTGGATTGGAACAAAACTCCAATACGGTCCAGAGCACGGTAAAGTCGAATTCATTATCGGTAAAAGGAAGATGCTCCCCATTGCAAAGATAGAGGGAAGCACGGTTTCCCAGCCGCTTGTGAGCTGCATCGAGCATTACCGGAGAATGGTCCACTCCGCTCACATCAAAACCGCAGCGGTAAAGATGATCGAGAAACAACCCTGTTCCGCATCCCACTTCCAGCAATTTTCTTTTACGCCTAGGCCAGCCGGAAATAAGATGGTCCATAAGCCTCACTTCCTGCTCAAGGGCAAACTGCCCCGCAGAAGTTTTGAACCATGTTTCAAATTTTTCCGCGTCAAAGCCGTCCCAAATCATATTTACCTCAAATTTAATCGAACAATTCCACCCTGCCTTTCAGGATAAACTGCAAGAATGATCCGGTAAAGCAAAAAACAAGTACGCCCGGATCATGGGGGAATCCGGGCGTACTGCTGTAGTTATGAGGAAACTAGGTATGATGTTTTATTCGAGGTTAACCTTGGGATAGACTGTAATTGGTTAACTATGCTTATTCATAGAGAGGGGTTAACTAGGATAACTCCTTCCTATTCACCATTCAATTCTTCATAGACCTTACCTACCAGCTTCTCACTGGGAGTCAGGGTCTTTGCACCGGGAGTCCACTTGGCGGGGCAGGCTTCTTCCGGATGATCCTTGAGATATACATTGGCTTCGATCTTGCGCAGCAACTCTTCTGCATTACGGCCTACGTTGTAGAAGTTGATTTCAGAAGAAACCAGCATGCCGTCAGGGTTGATAACAAATGTTCCGCGCAAGGCCAGACCGGTATTGTGATCGTAGACACCGAAGAAATCTGAAACTTCACCGGTGGGGTCTGCTGCCATCTTATACTTCACATTCTGGAGCAGCCTTTCGTCATTTTTCCATGCCAGATGGGTAAACTTTGTATCAGTGGATACGGAGACCACTTCGCAACCCAGCTTTTCCAGCTCGGCATGTTTGTCCGCGAGGTCAGCAAGTTCAGTAGGGCAGACAAAAGTAAAGTCGGCAGGGTAAAAGAAAAGTACCAGCCACTTGCCCGCCTTGCGTACTTCTTCAAATTTCACTTCAGTAAAACCGCAATCCTCGGGATCGTATGCTTCCATAGTAAAGTCAGGAACTGTTTCGCCGATGGATGCTGTGGTAATGACTTCTTCAAAAATTTCTGTGCAGCTCATTTTCTATCTCCTACATTGGTTAAATTCAGAATCAGTATTTTAGTAACATTTTTTTCTCATCTGTTGAAAGCAGACTATGAAAATCTTTTTCACCTGTCAACAATAATCGTAATCTTTACTAATTAATTCTTAAACAGCTGATTTTATGTAGTAGAACTTCTTTGAAAACAATGTTTAGTTCGTTGCCAACTGAAAACTTTTTAGGTAATTTCCGTTGATCATCAAACTTATGGAGATATAAATGACCAATTCACATGGCTTCAAAGAAATATCACGCGAATATCTTAATGAACTTAACGGCGAGGCCGTTATCTACGAACATGAAAAAACCGGCGGACGGGTTCTGTCCGTAATCAATAATGATGAAAACAAGACCTTCGGCATCAGCTTCCGCACTCCCCCGGAAAACTCTACCGGGCTGCCGCACATTTTAGAACATTCCGTACTTTGCGGTTCAAAAAAAT is part of the Desulfovibrio sp. JC022 genome and harbors:
- a CDS encoding peroxiredoxin yields the protein MSCTEIFEEVITTASIGETVPDFTMEAYDPEDCGFTEVKFEEVRKAGKWLVLFFYPADFTFVCPTELADLADKHAELEKLGCEVVSVSTDTKFTHLAWKNDERLLQNVKYKMAADPTGEVSDFFGVYDHNTGLALRGTFVINPDGMLVSSEINFYNVGRNAEELLRKIEANVYLKDHPEEACPAKWTPGAKTLTPSEKLVGKVYEELNGE